TTTTGTCTAACCAAGGCGTACTGGTCATTTGAATAGCCGCAGCAAGATAGGATTTCATTGAACAATATAAATACAGTTAACCATTAAAAGTTGACGGTTGACGGTTGACGGTTGACGGTTGACGGTTGACGGTTGGAAGTTGACCCTTAACTCACAACCGACAACTGACAACCGACAACCAAAACCCAATTTAACTCAAGGTTAAATTACGGCATAGGGTGGAAGAGTAAATCGGGGAAAAAGCGATTAAATTCGATTAAAATTCCCGCAGTAACGGCCATCCAAGCGGCGGCTAAAACAGGGGCTGTTGAAAGATATTTCAGGAAATACTGCATGAGTTTTTTCTCCTAAGTTTGCAACCGTGTGAAAAAGAATTAATCAGTTAAAAGAAAGCAGAATTCACAAAGAGTATTGGTACATAAACAAATATTGTTTATGAATCGATTAGATAGAAAATTTGAGGTCATAAAGTTAACCTAAATTTTCCCCAATCTTTGCATGAGAATTCTGCAATTAACGAGGTGAAACGGTGATTTCGTCATCTTTAGCGAACATTT
The nucleotide sequence above comes from Planktothrix sp. FACHB-1365. Encoded proteins:
- the psaJ gene encoding photosystem I reaction center subunit IX; its protein translation is MQYFLKYLSTAPVLAAAWMAVTAGILIEFNRFFPDLLFHPMP